Proteins encoded together in one Drosophila albomicans strain 15112-1751.03 chromosome 2R, ASM965048v2, whole genome shotgun sequence window:
- the LOC127566114 gene encoding uncharacterized protein LOC127566114 isoform X2 — protein MFVGRRGCPSRVHCDNATNFVGASRHLEELRRRVEAEENAVRDFALRSGCEFAFIPPRAPHFGGLWEAGVKSAKHLLLRTVGNALLTAEELQTVVVAVEAVLNSRPLGAVSNDPNDGEALTPGHLLVAPAASRTPDQEGLSCLRRWRAVSSLKRAFWQRWSREYVLGLQARAKWDRLQPNLRIGELVVVAEDNHPPMQWMVGRVVAVYPGADGAVRVADVRTSTGGLFKRPIHKLAPLPIV, from the coding sequence GTTTGTTGGTCGAAGAGGATGCCCGAGCCGAGTCCATTGCGACAACGCGACGAATTTCGTCGGAGCAAGTCGCCATCTGGAGGAGCTAAGGAGACGAGTCGAGGCCGAGGAGAACGCAGTTCGCGACTTCGCATTAAGAAGCGGATGCGAATTTGCGTTCATACCGCCGAGGGCTCCTCACTTCGGAGGGCTATGGGAGGCAGGTGTGAAGTCTGCAAAGCACCTACTCCTACGGACGGTGGGCAACGCCCTGCTCACGGCCGAGGAGCTGCAGACAGTGGTCGTGGCGGTCGAGGCGGTGCTCAACTCCCGCCCGCTAGGAGCCGTAAGCAACGACCCCAACGACGGCGAGGCACTAACCCCAGGGCATCTACTGGTGGCACCGGCAGCATCGCGGACCCCGGACCAggagggtctgagttgcttaaGGCGATGGCGAGCTGTCTCGTCGCTCAAGCGAGCGTTTTGGCAGCGATGGTCCCGGGAGTATGTGCTGGGCCTGCAGGCACGGGCCAAGTGGGACCGGTTGCAGCCAAATCTGCGAATCGGAgagctcgtcgtcgtcgcagagGACAATCATCCGCCGATGCAGTGGATGGTGGGGCGAGTCGTGGCGGTATACCCAGGAGCGGACGGGGCGGTGCGCGTCGCAGACGTGCGAACCAGCACAGGAGGGCTGTTTAAACGGCCAATACACAAATTGGCGCCTCTGCCAATCGTATGA